One Calothrix sp. PCC 6303 genomic window carries:
- a CDS encoding pentapeptide repeat-containing protein, producing MATSQRSSKHFPSPSTRKSWFQIIVTLLITVFIVGGIGWLEKQQKDEKQQKDEKLTEITTKNPQIREFIEVYNQNEKIKEENNECKYKFDASGLICFLSDSKLLGQVQNIGVLSAAILFFWDTFDRKKQLERQAWQLIDGAKGSETSGARKQAIEDLYQEKSDITGLDADGADLRGISLSGADLERASFKKADLRNAILEGADLREANLEGADLRGADLRGANLWGADLTGVDLCEANLEGTNFSNTTLNKADLCGAILGEYKGKYKNKFEPDKTIKSKFTNFKAAFLRRANIQSVNLTGVDISDAYFGGARTGRDCGKDKPLDMGILRTAKDNSYKKAEYDENVRSAYPEENLKPDTGYEEQEQNTKNRNEKIQQIKNRIFVPLQDKSNSSDLFVLLDALIEILSESGGESNTTSESQDLRNQAVAIKADIEKLDYEAQQILDSAPSKKQELDKREQDALDEQRRVDEKGRILMEKLKLSQSEKKPDEQ from the coding sequence ATGGCTACATCACAAAGGAGTTCTAAGCACTTCCCATCCCCTAGCACTAGAAAAAGCTGGTTTCAAATAATAGTAACGCTGTTAATAACCGTTTTCATTGTTGGCGGAATAGGTTGGTTGGAAAAACAGCAGAAAGATGAAAAACAGCAGAAAGATGAAAAACTTACTGAAATCACGACTAAAAATCCTCAAATACGTGAATTCATCGAAGTATATAATCAAAATGAAAAAATCAAAGAAGAAAACAATGAATGTAAGTATAAATTCGATGCATCTGGGTTAATTTGCTTCTTGTCCGATTCCAAGTTATTAGGACAAGTTCAAAATATTGGTGTGCTTTCCGCAGCGATTTTATTTTTCTGGGATACTTTTGATAGGAAGAAACAATTAGAACGTCAAGCTTGGCAGCTAATTGATGGTGCCAAAGGTTCTGAAACAAGTGGCGCAAGAAAACAAGCAATTGAGGATTTATATCAAGAAAAATCTGATATTACAGGACTTGATGCAGATGGTGCAGATTTAAGAGGAATAAGTTTAAGTGGCGCTGACTTAGAAAGAGCAAGTTTTAAAAAAGCCGATTTAAGAAATGCTATTTTAGAAGGTGCTGATTTAAGAGAAGCTAATTTAGAAGGTGCTGATTTAAGGGGTGCAGATTTAAGGGGTGCTAATCTTTGGGGTGCAGATTTGACGGGAGTAGATTTATGTGAAGCTAATTTAGAAGGTACAAATTTTAGTAATACTACTTTGAATAAAGCGGATTTATGCGGAGCTATACTTGGTGAATATAAAGGCAAATATAAAAATAAATTTGAACCTGATAAAACTATCAAAAGTAAATTTACTAATTTTAAAGCAGCTTTTCTTAGAAGAGCAAATATTCAAAGTGTCAATTTGACTGGAGTAGATATTTCGGACGCTTATTTTGGCGGTGCTAGAACAGGTCGGGATTGTGGAAAGGATAAGCCATTAGATATGGGTATACTTCGTACAGCAAAAGACAATTCTTACAAAAAAGCAGAATATGATGAAAATGTTCGCTCCGCTTATCCAGAGGAAAATTTGAAACCTGATACAGGATATGAAGAACAAGAACAAAATACAAAAAATAGAAATGAAAAAATTCAGCAGATAAAAAATAGAATTTTCGTACCGCTTCAGGATAAAAGTAACTCGTCAGATTTATTCGTTTTATTGGATGCTTTGATAGAAATTCTTTCCGAATCAGGTGGAGAATCAAATACTACATCTGAATCACAAGACTTAAGAAATCAAGCAGTAGCCATTAAAGCTGATATTGAAAAATTAGATTATGAGGCTCAACAAATTTTAGATTCTGCACCTTCTAAAAAACAAGAGCTAGATAAGCGGGAGCAAGATGCGCTCGATGAACAACGTAGGGTAGATGAAAAAGGCAGAATTTTGATGGAAAAATTAAAACTGTCACAATCTGAGAAAAAACCAGATGAACAATAG